Proteins encoded within one genomic window of uncultured Draconibacterium sp.:
- a CDS encoding methylmalonyl-CoA mutase family protein: protein MADKEQKLFTDFAPITTEEWEAKINADLKGKDYERSLVWKTYEGFKVRPYYRQENLAGKDYLESLPGEFPYVRGNNKTNNDWFIRQNIFVTDFEEANKKALEVLGKGITSLGFLFSECGSVTKESLGVLLKDICLEAAEVNLVCPCDNNNYAEAFAAYVAEGKWDNDKVIASASLDPIGTFVLKGKLEEDAVANLVPAVEAAKAVKNFRVIGVHGKFFANSGSSIAQELAFALAQGAEYLTQLTEAGVSVDDAARAIKFNMGISNNYFMEIAKLRAGRLLWSKIVEAYGPECKCSAKMIVHSETNRFNKTVYDPYVNMLRTQTEAMSATLGGAHSVTVLPFNAIYEETTPFSERIARNQQILLKEESHFDKIADPSAGSYYIETLTEALADQAWELFLAVQEKGGFIAAFKEGFVQAEVKAMAADRDKKIAQRRENLLGTNQFPNFTEEMKADFDGSLFEAIDLTEEGAEVETLKPYRGAQPFETLRYTTDMYARENKRPLAFMLTIGNLTFRKARAQFACNFFAVAGFDVQDNNGFATVEEGVVAAKAAGADIVVVCSSDDEYAEIAPAVAEQLGEEILVVAGAPACADELKAKGITNFIHVKSNILEELKGYQNKLGI from the coding sequence ATGGCAGATAAAGAGCAAAAACTGTTCACCGATTTTGCACCCATCACAACAGAAGAGTGGGAAGCAAAAATTAATGCCGATTTAAAAGGCAAAGACTACGAGCGCTCTCTCGTTTGGAAAACTTACGAGGGTTTCAAAGTACGCCCGTATTACCGTCAGGAAAACCTTGCAGGAAAAGACTACCTGGAAAGCTTACCGGGAGAATTTCCATATGTGCGGGGAAACAATAAAACCAACAACGATTGGTTCATTCGTCAAAACATCTTTGTTACCGATTTTGAAGAAGCTAACAAAAAAGCTTTAGAAGTGCTTGGAAAAGGTATTACCTCTTTGGGATTCCTTTTCAGCGAATGTGGTTCGGTTACCAAGGAAAGCCTGGGTGTGTTGCTAAAAGACATTTGTCTGGAAGCAGCCGAAGTTAACCTGGTTTGCCCTTGCGATAACAACAACTACGCTGAAGCTTTTGCAGCTTACGTAGCAGAAGGTAAATGGGACAACGATAAAGTGATCGCTTCGGCGTCCCTCGATCCTATTGGTACTTTCGTTTTAAAAGGTAAACTGGAAGAAGATGCAGTAGCAAACCTGGTTCCGGCTGTAGAGGCTGCAAAAGCCGTTAAGAATTTCCGAGTAATTGGCGTTCACGGAAAATTCTTCGCCAACAGCGGATCATCAATCGCTCAGGAGTTGGCGTTCGCGCTGGCACAAGGTGCTGAGTACTTAACACAATTAACCGAAGCCGGTGTTAGTGTTGACGATGCAGCCAGAGCGATTAAATTCAACATGGGTATCAGCAACAACTATTTTATGGAAATAGCCAAGTTGCGTGCCGGCCGACTTTTATGGTCGAAGATTGTTGAAGCTTACGGACCGGAGTGCAAGTGTTCGGCAAAAATGATCGTTCACAGCGAAACCAACCGTTTCAACAAAACGGTTTACGATCCGTATGTAAACATGCTGCGTACACAAACCGAAGCTATGTCGGCCACTTTGGGTGGTGCACACTCGGTTACTGTACTTCCTTTTAACGCTATTTACGAAGAAACAACTCCGTTCTCGGAGCGTATTGCTCGTAACCAGCAAATCCTGTTAAAAGAAGAATCGCACTTCGATAAGATTGCCGATCCTTCAGCAGGTTCGTACTACATTGAAACACTTACTGAAGCGTTAGCCGACCAGGCCTGGGAGCTTTTCCTTGCGGTTCAGGAAAAAGGTGGTTTCATTGCTGCTTTCAAAGAAGGTTTTGTTCAGGCTGAAGTTAAAGCAATGGCTGCTGACCGTGATAAAAAGATCGCTCAGCGTCGTGAAAACCTGTTAGGAACCAACCAGTTCCCTAACTTCACTGAAGAAATGAAAGCTGATTTCGATGGTTCGTTGTTCGAAGCAATTGACCTTACTGAAGAAGGTGCTGAAGTGGAAACACTGAAACCTTACCGCGGTGCTCAACCATTTGAGACATTGCGTTACACAACCGATATGTACGCACGCGAGAACAAACGCCCGCTGGCATTTATGCTTACCATTGGTAACCTTACTTTCCGTAAGGCACGCGCACAGTTCGCATGCAACTTCTTTGCAGTTGCCGGTTTCGATGTACAGGATAATAACGGATTCGCAACAGTTGAAGAAGGTGTTGTTGCAGCAAAAGCAGCCGGCGCCGACATTGTTGTGGTTTGTAGTTCGGATGATGAGTATGCTGAAATTGCCCCTGCAGTAGCTGAGCAGTTGGGTGAAGAAATTTTGGTTGTTGCCGGAGCTCCTGCTTGTGCAGACGAGTTGAAAGCCAAAGGTATCACAAACTTCATTCACGTAAAAAGCAACATTCTTGAGGAACTGAAGGGATATCAAAATAAACTGGGAATATAA